Genomic DNA from Sphingomonas lacunae:
GCTGAAAGCGGTCGTTCGAGCATTTCGCCGAGATGAAAGGCGGCAATGTCGGTAAGCCGGGCATCATCGGCTTCCCGCATATAATGGCCATTGAGATTCTCTAGCTTTTTGAAATCAAAGCGTGAGGCCGACCGCCCGACATTGTCGATGTCGAACCATTCCAGAGCCTGTTCGCGGCTGATGATTTCCTCGTCGCCATGGCCCCACCCAAGGCGGAGCAGATAGTTGTTCACGGCTTCAGGCAGAAAACCGAGTTCATCCCGATAGGCATCGACACCCAGGGCGCCATGGCGTTTCGACAATTTTGCGCCGTCGCTGCCATGGATCAGCGGAACATGGGCATAGACCGGTTCTGGCCAACCCATCGCACGGATCATCACCAACTGGCGAAAGGCGTTGTTCAGATGGTCATCACCCCGGATGACGTGGGTAATGCCCATGTCATGATCGTCGACCACAACCGAAAGCATGTAGGTCGGAGTGCCGTCCGACCGAAGCAGGACAAAATCATCGATCTCTTCGGCATTCACCTTCACTTCACCCTGAACGCGGTCCTGGATGGTCAGGGTGCCGTCGCGTGGAGCCTTGAGGCGGACCACAGCCGGCCGGTCTTGGGGAACGGAGGCAGGATCCGAGTCACGCCATGGACTGATGATGCGGAAGGGTCGCTTTTCCGCTTGGGCAGTGGCGCGCATCTCTGCAAGCTCGTCCTGCGTGAGGAAGCAGCGATAGGCATGTCCGGCAGCAAGCAATTGGTGCGCGACCTCGGCGTGGCGCTCTGCCCGGGCAAATTGATAGATTGTATCTCCGTCCCAATCGAGGCCGAGCCAGCGCATGCCATCAAGAATGGCTTCAATGGCGGCGTCGGTAGAGCGGGCACGGTCAGTATCCTCGATCCGCAACAGGAATTGGCCGCCGTTGCGCCGGGCATAGAGCCAGTTGAACAAGGCGGTGCGTGCGCCGCCTATGTGGAGAAACCCCGTTGGTGATGGCGCAAAGCGGGTCACGACCGGCTTTTCACCAGCGCTTGCCACGACGTTGATGGATGCAGTTGCGCCCACGCGCTCTATCTCCCAAGATATGACTGGATGTGCAGGCGGGTCTCGGGACCGCCCGGCGACGGGGGCCTAGCATGACAGGGGCGGTGCATCAAACAGGCATTTGGGCCGGATTGCGCGACGTGCATGCGTCCCCCGCAGCCTGGTTGCGCGCCCTCGATGCCCAATTGTGGACCGAAAGAGAACAGCTCGTTCTTTGGATACCGATTCTGTTCGGAACCGGCATAGCCCTGTGGTTCATCCTGCCCGGCACACAATTACGGCTCTCCCTTGTTTTTCTGGCACTGGCTCTGGCCCTGATCGGCTGGTTGCTTGGCGCGACGGAGAGGTTGACGGGGAGAGCGCTGTTGGTTGCTGGTCTCGCTCTCGCTGCGGGATGTGCGACCATCTGGTGGAAGAACGAAAGAGTGGCTGCGCCGGTTCTGGCAAAGCCTGCCATATCGCTGTTCAGCGCCGAGGTGCTTTCTGTTGAACTGCTGGCGTCACGTGAACAGGTGCGGCTGATGCTCAAACCGGATGCGGGGCAAGCATTGCCGCCAAAGATAAGGGTCTCCGTTCCGTGGGAAAGCAAAGGTGCAAGGTCAATCTTGCCCGACGACCGGATCAGGTTGAGGGCGCGGCTGGTGCCGCCGCCGCGCGCAGCTTTGCCAGGTGGCTATGATTTTGCGCGTCGCGCCTGGTTCGAACAGATTGGCGCGGTCGGCAGCGCCATCGGACCAGTCGAGCGGATCAATGCACGACAGGAGTCTGGCCCGGGGCTGAGGGCGCGACTGTCCGCCCACATCCAGACACAGGTGGCAGGCGGTCCGGGAGCGATAGCGGCTGCCTTTGCCACCGGTGACAGAGGGGCGATCAGCGCTGAGGATGATGAGGCCATGCGTCGTTCCGGATTGGCGCACTTGTTGTCAATCAGCGGGTTGCATGTCACCGCGGCGGTGGGTGGTGCCATGTGGATGGCTCTGCGGTTGCTCGCGCTATCGCCTTGGCTGGCGCTGCGGTTTCCATTGGTCACCGTGTCGGCGGGATGCGGAGCGTTGGTAGGCCTGGGCTACACCTTGCTGACCGGCGGCGAGATTCCGACAGTACGCTCGCTGCTTGCCGCTCTTCTGGTCCTGTTGGCGCTGGTGCTGGGTCGCGACGCGATAACCCTGCGCCTGATTGGTGCAGGAGCGATGGTGGTGCTGCTGCTTTGGCCAGAGGCCCTGGTAGGGCCCAGTTTCCAGCTGAGCTTTGCCGCAGTGACGGCCATTGTCGCGCTGCACAGTTCACCGCGGGCGATTAGCTGGTTCTCGGCGCGCGACGAGGGATGGCTTCGCAAGTTTGGCCGAACCATGGCAAGTCTGTTCCTGACCGGCCTGGTCGTGGAACTGGCGCTCATTCCGATTGGCTTGTTTCATTTCCACAAGACCGGTCTTTATGGTGCCGCGGCCAATATTGTTGCGATTCCGCTGACGACGTTCATCGTCATGCCGGCTGAAGCGCTCGCGCTGGCACTCGACAGTGTCGGCTTGGGTGCGCCTGCCTGGTGGGTGGTGGAGCAATCGCTCGCCCTGTTGCTGTTCATTGCGCATTTTGTTGCCAACGCCCCCGGTGCCACGGCCAATCTGCCCGCGATGCCACGGGGCGCATTCGGCCTGATGCTGGCAGGCGGTCTTTGGCTGCTGATCTGGACAAGGCCATGGCGTTGGTGGGGCGCCGTACCATTTGTCCTCGGGGCCGTTTGGGCGCTGTCAATCACTCCGCCGGATCTATTGATCACAGGCGATGGCCGGCATGTTGCCGTGCGCACCGATGATGGCCGCTATGTGCTGTTGAGGGATAGGGCAGGCGAATTTGTCCGCGACCAGTTGGCCGAAGCGGCCGGCATTGACGAGGAGCTGGCATCTCTCGCCGAGCAACCCGGCGTGCGCTGCTCACCCGACTTTTGCGTCTGGACGATGGAAAGAGCGGGACGCCGCTGGTCCGTTATGGCATCCCGCAGCGGGTACAGGACGGATTGGGAGCCGTTGGTCAAGGCCTGTGCCGAGGTGGACATCGTCATCGCCGACCGGTGGTTGCCCCGGGCCTGTCAGCCCCGCTGGCTGAAGGCCGACCAGAAAGCGTTGAGGGAGACCGGTGGCCTGACAATCAGGCTGGACCCGCCGTCGGTAGAAGCGGTGGCGGCAAGCTGGCGGGGGATGCCATGGGGCCAGCCGCCAACCATAATGCCGCCGCGCCGTGGGCAGCAGGAGCCACCCGCAGAGCGCTCAGCCGCCGGAACCGGCGCGTCCCCTCAATGGTAGCGGCGGAGCAAGCCAGCCAGTTTGCCCTGAACCACGACACGCTGGGCGTCATACACCTGTGGCTCATAGGCGGGGTTGGCCGGGTCGAGGCGAACAGCGCGCCCTTCGCGGCGGAAATATTTCAGCGTGGCGTCCTGACCATCAACGAGAGCGACGACAATGTCCCCTTCGCGCGCGGTATCGGACCGTTTGATAAGGGCATAATCGCCGTTCAGAATGCCAGCCTCAACCATCGAGTCACCCGACACTTCGAGCGCATAATGGTCGCCCGGGCCAAGCAACGCGGCGGGAACGGCCAACTGGCTGTGGTCCTCAAACGCTTCGATCGGCACACCGGCGGCAATGCGGCCGTGCAGCGGCAGTTCGATGATGTCGTTGGCGACATCTGCCGCGCGCGGGGCGGCACGTGACGGGAAGGCAACGACGTTGGCGTCGGCGGCCGGCTTGGCTACCGGGCGCTCGCCACGTCCAGGATTGCGGACAACTTCCAGCGCGCGAGCCCGATTAGGCAGACGGCGCAGGAAACCGCGTTCCTCAAGCGCGCTGATGAGGCGGTGTACACCCGACTTGGACTTGAGGCCCAGAGCCTCCTTCATCTCTTCAAAGGAAGGTGAAATGCCGGTTTCAGCGAGGCGATCCTCAATAAAGCAAATGAGTTCGTGCTGTTTACGGGTCAGCATGACGGTTCTCCGTGGCGGAACGTACGGTGAACTTCTAATGAAACAAGAAGGGAACGTCAAGGGGCCAAAGCATGGCCTTTGGCCCGAGCAGATAGGTTAGCGTCCAAGCGTCAACTTCCAGAATCGGCCAAAAGGGCGCAGGTCGCGGCCTCGACGTCTTCGTGCCGCATGAGATGTTCGCCGACGAGGAAGGCGTGGATGCCGGCAGCGCGCATGCGGGCGATGTCCTGCGGACCCGCGATGCCGCTTTCGCAGACGAGGGTAGTCCCTGGGGCGACCAGCGGGGCGAGGCGTTCGCTGATGGCGAGATCAGTGACAAAGCGCTTCAAATCGCGGTTGTTGACGCCGATCAGGCGGCTGTTGAGGGTGGCGAGAGCGCGGGCGAGTTCGTCCTCATTATGCACCTCGACCAGCACGTCCATGCCATGGGCTTCGGCCTCGGCCTCGATGGCGACCATGGTGGCGTCATCGAGCGCGGCGACGATAATGAGGATGGCGTCGGCGCCCAAGGCGCGGGCCTCGGTCACCTGCCAGGGATCGACCATGAAATCCTTGCGCAGGCAAGGCAGCGACACGGCGGCGCGGGCAGCGACGAGATAGGCATCATCACCCTGAAAATAGGGCCCATCGGTCAGGACCGAGAGGCAGGCGGCCCCGCCAGCGGCATAAGCGCGGGCGTGGGTGGGCGGATCAAAATCGGCGCGGATCACCCCCTTCGACGGGCTGGCTTTCTTGATCTCTGCGATCAAGGCGGCTTGGCCAGCGGCAATCTTGCCATCAAGCGCGGCCCGAAAGCCTCGCGGGGGAGATGCGGCGGCGATGCGGATTGCCAAATCGGCATCGCTGACCACCGCCTTGCGGCGGGCGACTTCGGCGGCGGTAGTGGCGCAGATTTCGGCGAGTTTGTCTGTCATGGCTGCGCGCTTAGCCGATCAGGCGGCGGTTGGGGAGGGGTGAAGGAGATCGGCGACTGTATTATTGGTGCAATACGGATGGTTGACACAAGTTGACACCCACGTGGAGACAAAAGACGGTTCTGACACAAGGGTTTGCGGGGATTGGTCATCTTCAAAGGTTGACACTTGTTGACATGGGTTGACCCTCCAGCGGGTAGATCGGTCAGCAACCCGGCGTCGGCGTTCACCGCCTGCATTGCTTCGTCTGGCCATAGGTCAGACCCGCATTGACAGGGAAACGCATGCAAACAGGCAGAATCGCTGACATTACAACGGGGTCTCACACCTGACCCCTTGTAGGAAAGCGAAATTTGGTCCACTTTTGTTCTTAACCGACCAGCCTGGGTTCAGATCTTCTTCGCCAGCGTGTAGGCGGGGCCGAAGCGGATGAGGGCTGCGCCGAGGAACGGCAGGGCGACGATCCACAGGCGGACGCCGGTGATGCCCTCCGGGCTGGCAATGCTGAAGGCGGCGGTGGTGCCGAGGCCGGCGCAGATAAGGAGGAGGCCGGTGACGAGACGCCAGAGCGGAAGCGGGCGGTCCTCTGCCTCGCCGCTGAGGCTGGGCGAGGGGCGCTCAAAGCGGGCGAAGGCGAGGATAAGCGGGACCAGCGCGGCGATGTACAGCAGGAACCAGACGGGGCGGGCGAGCCACCACTCACTGCTGCCCGGCGCAACGTGCAGGCCGATGCCTCCCATCAGCCATGCAGCGACCATCACCAGGACAAAGGCGGTGAGGTGCCAGAGGTAGATGGTCATGATCATGCCGTTGACGAGGACGGTGGCGGTCCATGCGCCGATGCGGCTGAGCATGGCGCGACCGAGCGGTTCGAGAGCGAGGGCGAGTCCTGTCTGGGTGATGCCGAGCGCGAGCAGGGCGAGGGTCGGCGGCATGGAGTTGCTCAAGGGTTCGCCGGGAACGCCAATCATCGCAACGGGATAAGGGCCATAGTGGATCAGCGCTGTCAGCGCGGTTGCGCCGCCGACAGCCCAGAGCGCGGCTTTGGTGGGGCTGTTGAAATGGCCCGACTGCCACGCATAGCCAAGCTGGTGGATCGCCAGCCAGACAAAGGCGAAGTTGAGGAAGTTGATGTACGGCAAGTCAAAGCGCAGGGTCGCGACGTCGATGAGGATGGCGCCCGCGACGAACAGCGCAAAGGAGCCGAGGCCGAGCCGTTGCCACAGGGCGTGGCTGAACGGGACGGCGGCAGCGATCATCAGATAAACGGCGAGGAACCAGACCGGGATCAGCGCGAGCTGGCAGGCCATTTCGACAATCGGCCGGGCGACGCCGAGCGCGGTGCCGGTGAGGGCGAACAGGGTCCAGACGAGGAACAGCGGCAGGACAGGGTTGACGAGGCGCTGCATGCGTCCGGTAAACCATTCTGCATAGGTGCCGCCGTCGCGCCGGTTTGCGCTCCATGACATGGCGTTGGAGAAACCGCCGACAAGGAAGAAAAGCGGCATGACCTGAAAGCCGAGGGTTAGCCACTGTGTCCAGGGGATGATGCCGAGGAGGTGCCCGCCAGTGACCGCGCCGTCGCTTATGTAGGGGGCGGCGACAAGCCAATGGCCGACGACGACCGCGAGGATCGAAAGGGCGCGGAGGAAATCGACATAGCGATTGCGCTCGGGCGGAGCCTTTTCAGCCATTTGGCGGGCGCGGGACCAAAGGGTGGGCTTTGCTAGGGCGTTGCTCATGCCGTTGTGTTTAGCACGAGGTGGTTAGTTTATTGCAATGGGGCCCCGCGCTTCAGAGCCGTTCGTCCTGATCCCTTCGACAGGCTTAGGGCGAACGGATTAGGGGGAGCGGACAGGGACCTGGGTTTAGTAAGCGATCCAGCAGTCGAGCAGGGCTTTGGCGAGGCCCTTGTCGAGGGCTTCGGCGGCTTCTTCGACGCCCTCGCGCAGGCTCTCTACCTCTTCGGCGACGAGCAGTGCGGCGGCGGCGTTGAACAGGACGGCGTCGCGGTAGGGACCGGGCTGCCCCATAAGGAGCGCCTTAAGTGCGGCAGCGTTCTCGGCGGGTTCACCGCCGCGGATGGCATCGACCGGGTGGCTGGGAAGGCCGGCGTCGGCGGCGCTCCAGCGGGCCATGCTCACGCCGCCGTTGGTGACAGTCGCGACCTCATTGCCGCCCGCGAGGCTGAGCTCGTCGAGACCTTCATCACCCGAGATGATCAGGCTTTTCTCGGTGCCAAGCTGGCCCAGCGCCTCGGCATAGATGGGGACAAAGGCGGGACTGGCGATGCCGATGAGCTGGCGGGTGACGCCAGCGGGGTTGGCGAGCGGGCCCATCAAGTTGAAGATGGTGCGGCGGCCAAGCGCCCGGCGGATTGGTGCAATGCGACCAAGCGCGGGGTGATATTTTTGCGCGAAGAGAAAGGCGATGCCGAGATCAGCGAGGGTGGCCTCTGCTGTTTCAGTCGCGCGGTCGAGATTGAGACCGAGCGCTTCTAGCGTATCGGCGGCGCCGGCCTTGCTGCTGGCAGCGCGATTGCCATGTTTGGCGACGGGCACACCGCAGGCGGCAACGACCAGCGCGACGGCGGTCGAGACATTGAGCGTGTGGTGCCCGTCCCCACCGGTGCCGCAGACGTCGATGGCATTGGCGGGGGCGGTGACGGAGATGAGGCGGGCGCGCATGGCGCGCGCAGCGGCGGCAATTTCGATGGCAGTTTCGCCCCGGTCCGACAAAGCGACGAGGAAGTCGGCGATTGCTTCGGCGCTGACCGTGCCGTCAAGGATGGCGGCAAAGGCGGCGGCGGCTTCGTCGGCACTGAGTGGTTGGGCGGGGTTGGGGAGGGTCATGCCAACCGCTCCAGCTCAGGGAGCGGGCCCGGCGTGAGGCCGGCGATGCGCAGAAAGTTGGCCAGCATCGCGTGGCCATGTTCGGTTGCGATGCTTTCGGGGTGGAACTGGACGCCGTGGATGGGAAGGGTGGCATGGCGCACGCCCATCACCGCGCCGTCCTCGCTGGTGGCGTTGACGATGAGGTCGGCAGGAATGTCCTCGACCACGAGGCTGTGATAGCGGGTGGCGGTGAAGGGGCTGGGCAGACCGGCGAACAGGCCGCTGCCGTCATGGCTGACGCTGGCGGTCTTGCCGTGCATCAGATGACCGCGCACCACCCGTCCACCGAAAGTCTGGCCGATCGCCTGATGACCGAGGCAGACACCGAGCAAGGGACGGTTATGCTCGGCACAGGCGGCGATGAGATCGAGGCTGATGCCGGCGTCATCCGGCGTTCCGGGGCCGGGCGAAATGAGGAAACCGGCGGCATCCGAGGACAGCGCCTGGCCGACGCTCATCGCGTCATTGCGCACGACCTCCACCGCCACGCCCAACTGTTGCAGGTAGTGGACGAGGTTGAAGGTAAAGCTGTCGTAATTGTCGATAACGAGGATCATGCCGGGCATTTAGGCGCAATGAATGCCAAGCCCAAGCGCTTTTGCGGCTTCAGCAGAATGTCGCTGTTTACGAGATGGCAAAGTTGCGGCGGTAGGTTGCGCCGGATCATGACGCCAGCGTCAGGGGATGTGCCGTGAACAGCCGTTTCGCAACCGCCGAAGACCGAGCGCTCCAGAGTTGGTGGAGCCGCTTTGCCGGTTCGCCCATGCAACAGGCGATCCAACTCGAACAATTCACTGACGCCTTTGTTGAGACGCGTCAGGGGACTTGCTGGCTTGACGGCGAATCGGCCTGGCTGCTTGAATCCGACGAGCGGCGCGAGTTCACCGAGCGCGCGCGCGAGATCATCGCCCAGCGCTTTGCGATGGAAGGGCGCGGGTTGATGGCGATGATGATTGTCGCACCAATTGCCTTCATGCTGGTGCAATGGGTGCTTGGCAGTCTTGCCGGACTTGCCGATCCTTGGCCAATGCGCGCGGCGATCGGTGTTGTTTTTTCGCTGGCCTTTGCAGCTTCAATGCCGGTCTATTGGCAAAAGTGGCGGCTGGAAGCGCTACGCCAGAGGATGCGCCTCCGTATGGCAGATCGTGCGCCGCTAAGTGGTGACGCCATTGCAGATAGAAAGCGCAGCAACCCTTGGCAGACGCTGACGCAGGCGCTGGTTGTCATCGTGCTGCTGGTGACCTTGGCGGCAGGGCTTGCCACATATCCGCCCGTGGCCCGGTTGATCGCTCCAATGGGGCTCAACCTGACTGAGGAAATGGTCATGACGCGGTTGACCCCATGGTTGCTGGTGATGATTGTGCTTGTCTGGGCGATGTTCGGCCTCTCGCGCATCCGCCGCTGGCGCAATGGTCGTCGGGATGCCCGGCTGGCCGAGGACCGGATGCTGGCCAGCAGAACCCTGCCCGTCGACATTGTGCCAACGGTACATCCGCTGGCGGGGGACATTGATCGGCTCTAGCGGGTGTCTGGCCCAGAGACGCGCTCGCTCACCACGATCATCGGCCCCAGGGGCACATCCTGATCGAACCGGCCCGAAGCGGCATCCCACAGGCTGGAGACGAAACCATCGAGGAACAGGGCGTTGGGGCAATCGAGCCGGTCGCGAAACAGGCGGGCGAGCTTGCCGAACGAGACCTTGTCGTCGCTGATGACGAAGACGGGAAGGCCAGCGGTGGTGACGCCAACACCATTGCGGATCTTGCGCGACGGGCCGTCGGGAGCGATGCGTGGATGGAGCGCGCCATTGATGACGAGCATCGGGCCGGATTGGGTAGCGTAGCGAATGCCGGTGGGCGCGGTAGCAGCGAAGCTGTCGGTCGTGGCGACGTGGAAACCCGCTGCATCCTGCCAGAAGACGCCATTGGGCAGCAGGTGGAAATTGCCGTCGCCCTCGCGCCGGTTGAGCCTATGGCCTTTGCGGCCATCCTCGACATAAAGGCCGATGGGGCGCCCTTTGAGGTCATACATGCCGGCGTTCATCGCTAAGCTGACGCGGGTGGATGCAGGGCCGAGGAGCTTGGCGAGATTGCCGAAGGTGAGCAGAGGTTTACCATCGGCGCCAGTGGCCGCAAGGCGCAGGTCGTGACGGGCGGGATCGAGGCGGCAGACGGTGAAGCGGGAGCCTTCAAACTCGATGGGCTCGCAGGCGGGCTGGACGGCATTGCGGCGCTGTTCCGGGCGGGCATAGAGTTGCCACAGGCCAGTGGCGGCGAGGATGAAGACTATGGCGAGGATAATCCGCCGACCGCGCCGGACGTGGTAATGGGCGAGACGGTCGCCCGACGGAGTCACTGTCCGAACCCTGCCTCTCCGGCGAGGCGGATGGCTTCGCGGGCGGCAGCCACAAGCGCGCCGGCCTTGGCTTCGCATTCGCGCTGTTCATAGTCTGGCACCGAATCGGCGACGATGCCTGCGCCGGCGGTGACGTGGAGCGTGCCGTCCTTGACGATGCCGGTGCGCAGGACGATGCAGCTGTCCATCGTGCCGTCGGGGGCGAAATAGCCGATGCCGCCGGCGTAGGGCCCGCGCGTTTCTGGTTCGAGGCTGGCGATGATTTCAGCCGCACGGACTTTGGGGGCGCCCGACACAGTGCCAGCGGGGAAACCGGCGAACAGCGCGTCGATGGCGTCCTTGTCTGGCGCCAGCCTGCCGACGACGTTCGAGACGATGTGCATGACATGGCTGTAGAATTCGACGGCGTAGCTGTCGGTCACGCGGACAGTGCCAGCGGCGGCGGCGCGGCCGACATCGTTGCGGCCAAGATCGAGCAGCATGAGATGCTCGGCGCGCTCCTTGGGATCAGCCAGCAGGCTGTCGCGGTTGGCGATGTCTTCGGCGGCGCTGGCTCCGCGTGGACGGGTTCCGGCAATCGGCCGGATGGTGATCTCGCCATCGCGGACGCGGACCAGGATTTCCGGTGATGAGCCAACCACCGCAAAGCCCGGCATGTCGAGGAAATAGAGGAAGGGCGAGGGGTTGATGCGCCGCAGCGAGCGGTAAAGCTGGAACGGCGGCAGCGGGAAGGGTGCGGTGAAGCGCTGGGCGAGGACGACCTGGAAGATGTCGCCCGCGACGATATGCTCCTTCGCGGCCAGCACCATCTCGTGATAGCGGCCGGCGGGGAGCGTCGGGTTGAGCGCAATGCCGGCGGGATCGGGCAGGGCGGTGAGGTCGGTTGCGTCCTCGATCGGCAGCGGCCCGGCGAGGCGAGCGGCAGCGGCCTCAATGCGGTCCTGCGCCTCGGATACAACCTGTTCCGGAGAAATGCTGCCGGGCCAGACGGGCGCGGCAAAGGTCAGTTGGTCGGTGAGCCGGTCAAAGACGAGGATCAATGTCGGCCGGACGAACAGCATGTCGGGCACGTCGACCGGATTGGGCGCAGGACGCGGCAGTTTTTCGACCAGGCCATAGCTTTCATAGGCGAAATAGCCGACGAGGCAGGCGAGGGTAGGTGGCAGACCCTCGGGCATTGGGTCGATACGGCATTCGGCGACGAGGGCGCGCAATGTTTCGAGTGGATTGCCGTCGAGCGGGGCAAAGGCGCTGCGATCGGTTGCCCAGTGGCGGTTGATCTCGCTGGTGGTGCCCTGACCGCGAATGACCAGATCAGGGGCGAGTCCGATCAGGCTATAGCGGCCACGCGTTTCGCCGCCTTCGACTGATTCCAGCACCCAGTCCCCCCGGCCCGGTTCGATCAGCTTGAGCGCCGCGGAAACGGGGGTTTCAGTGTCACAGATTCGGCGCGACCAGATGAGGCCGGGCATCCCCTTGGCGAGTGCATCGCGTGCCGCGTCACGACCGGCAATGCCCTGTACTGGCGATGACATGCTCACGCCCGATGATACCCCTGTTTGCGATCAGCCAGAGATGACTGGCGCGATGATCAGTTGGCCGGAGCAGCTGTGCCGGTCATTTCGGCACGCAAGGTGGCAAGCGCTTCGCGGTCCAAAGTGACAGGAAAGGCCGCGCGGGCAGCTGCGACAATCGATTCTATCAACTCGCCACCCAACGGATCACGGAACTGTTGCTGTACCGATTGGATCAATTCAGGTGCTTCAGCAGCATTGCCCCGGATCGAACGGGCGAGATGCAGAACCATCCAGCCAGCTCCGGCCGGCAGCTCCAGCGTTCTGGTCGAACCCTGTGGCATCGAGAAGAGCAGGGTGATTTCCGGGGGCACTCGCTGCCCCGTCTGGTTGAGATTGATCCGCCGCCCACTGATGGTCTGCACCGAAGTCGAGACCCCGGCCGCAGCAGTGGCGGCGGCAAGCGACTGACCACCTTCAACCGCGGCAAGGATCTGCCGTGCCTTGGCCCGCGCCACCTTGGCGCCTTCATTGCGGCGCCAGTCGGCGACAACGGCCTCGCGGATCGAGGCGAGCGGTGGCGGAGCCGCAGGCACCAGCTGTGCCACTTCGACAAGGGCAAAGCGGCGGTTTTCCTCTATCTGGATCAGCTGACCGGCATCCCCTTCATGCCCGGAAAAAGCCGGGCCGATAAGCGGTGCGAGGACAGGGTCAGGGCGGAAACCCGGATTGCCGGGCGCGGTGCCATTGGGCAGGA
This window encodes:
- a CDS encoding anthranilate synthase component I family protein, with protein sequence MSSPVQGIAGRDAARDALAKGMPGLIWSRRICDTETPVSAALKLIEPGRGDWVLESVEGGETRGRYSLIGLAPDLVIRGQGTTSEINRHWATDRSAFAPLDGNPLETLRALVAECRIDPMPEGLPPTLACLVGYFAYESYGLVEKLPRPAPNPVDVPDMLFVRPTLILVFDRLTDQLTFAAPVWPGSISPEQVVSEAQDRIEAAAARLAGPLPIEDATDLTALPDPAGIALNPTLPAGRYHEMVLAAKEHIVAGDIFQVVLAQRFTAPFPLPPFQLYRSLRRINPSPFLYFLDMPGFAVVGSSPEILVRVRDGEITIRPIAGTRPRGASAAEDIANRDSLLADPKERAEHLMLLDLGRNDVGRAAAAGTVRVTDSYAVEFYSHVMHIVSNVVGRLAPDKDAIDALFAGFPAGTVSGAPKVRAAEIIASLEPETRGPYAGGIGYFAPDGTMDSCIVLRTGIVKDGTLHVTAGAGIVADSVPDYEQRECEAKAGALVAAAREAIRLAGEAGFGQ